Proteins encoded by one window of Lathyrus oleraceus cultivar Zhongwan6 chromosome 1, CAAS_Psat_ZW6_1.0, whole genome shotgun sequence:
- the LOC127118364 gene encoding uncharacterized protein LOC127118364 has translation MESNKQLEEGEDPLLNNTTTSTSSNKPTLVLNLISAMSFITAITFAALFFSLPSPSKSTTRPLRKLPHPVVILISSDGFRFGYQFKTLTPNIHRLINNGTEAQTGLIPVFPTLTFPNHYSIVTGLYPPHHGIINNFFTDPITGDKFNMASHESKWWLGQPLWETLANYGLTAATYFWPGSEVIKGSWTCPDQFCKHYNGSVGFEDRVDSVLEYFDLPLDEIPVFMTLYFEDPDHQGHQVGPDDDEITDAVSRIDSIIGRLINGLEQKGFFEDVTIIMVGDHGMVGTCDQKLVFLDDLSPWVKIQRSWVHSYSPLLAIWPTGNYSSEDVVVKMNEGLSSGKVENGNKLKVFLKEDLPQRLHYAESDRIPPIIGLVHEGYKVEQSRTGKKECGGAHGYDNAYFSMRTIFIGHGPQFERGKKIPSFENVEIYNLITSILKIKGAPNNGSDAFPQSVLLPNA, from the coding sequence ATGGAGAGTAATAAACAACTAGAAGAAGGAGAAGATCCACTCCTCAACAACACCACTACTTCAACTTCTTCTAACAAACCAACTCTCGTTCTCAATCTCATCTCCGCAATGTCTTTCATTACAGCCATTACCTTCGCCGCTCTCTTTTTCTCTCTCCCCTCACCATCCAAATCCACCACCCGTCCCCTCCGTAAACTCCCCCATCCCGTCGTCATCCTCATTTCCTCCGACGGCTTCCGTTTCGGCTACCAATTCAAAACCCTAACCCCAAACATCCACCGTCTCATCAACAACGGCACTGAAGCTCAAACTGGTCTCATTCCCGTTTTTCCAACTCTCACTTTCCCTAATCATTACTCCATCGTCACAGGTCTCTATCCTCCCCACCACGGCATCATCAACAATTTCTTCACCGATCCAATCACCGGCGATAAATTCAACATGGCAAGTCACGAATCTAAATGGTGGTTAGGTCAACCTTTATGGGAAACCCTCGCTAACTACGGCTTAACCGCCGCTACTTACTTTTGGCCTGGATCTGAGGTAATCAAAGGCTCATGGACTTGTCCTGATCAATTTTGTAAGCATTATAATGGTTCTGTTGGTTTTGAAGATAGAGTTGATTCTGTTTTGGAGTATTTTGATTTGCCACTTGATGAAATTCCTGTTTTTATGACTCTTTATTTTGAGGACCCTGATCATCAAGGTCATCAAGTTGGACCTGATGATGATGAGATTACTGATGCTGTTTCTAGGATTGATTCTATTATTGGGAGGCTTATTAATGGGTTGGAACAAAAAGGGTTTTTTGAAGATGTTACAATTATTATGGTTGGTGATCATGGTATGGTTGGTACTTGTGATCAGAAGCTTGTTTTTTTAGATGATTTATCTCCTTGGGTTAAGATTCAACGGAGTTGGGTTCATTCGTACTCGCCCTTGCTTGCGATTTGGCCGACGGGTAATTATTCGTCGGAAGATGTTGTGGTTAAGATGAATGAAGGATTGAGCTCAGGGAAAGTTGAAAATGGGAACAAGTTGAAGGTGTTTTTGAAGGAAGATTTGCCTCAACGGCTTCATTATGCGGAGAGTGATAGGATTCCGCCGATTATTGGATTGGTTCATGAGGGTTATAAGGTGGAGCAGAGTAGGACGGGGAAGAAAGAGTGTGGTGGTGCTCATGGTTATGATAACGCCTATTTCTCCATGAGGACTATTTTTATTGGGCATGGTCCTCAATTTGAGAGAGGGAAGAAGATACCTTCCTTTGAGAATGTTGAGATTTATAACTTGATTACTTCTATACTCAAAATAAAGGGTGCGCCTAATAACGGGTCTGATGCGTTTCCGCAGTCTGTTCTTCTACCAAATGCTTAA